A segment of the Solanum lycopersicum chromosome 9, SLM_r2.1 genome:
TTTATACCTGTTGGTGGTGGGGGTTTGATAGCTGGTGTTGCTACCTTTTTCAAACAAATTGCcccaaatacaaaaattattggagttgaGCCATATGGTGCAGCTTCAATGACATTGTCATTGCATGAAGGACATAGAGTGAAATTATCAAATGTTGATACTTTTGCTGACGGTGTAGCTGTTGCACTAGTTGGTGAATACACTTTTGCAAAATGCCAAGAGTTAATTGATGGAATGGTACTTGTTGCAAATGATGGTATTAGTGCTGCAATAAAGGTTAGCTAGACACATcatcttttgtctttttttttttatgtttcgcGTTCGATATTTGGTATTTATTTTGAACACGTGAAGTTCAGTCATTTTAAGTCGGAAttcgattattttttttccttttgttgtcAAAATAGGATGTGTATGATGAAGGAAGGAACATATTAGAGACATCAGGTGCAGTGGCCATAGCTGGAGCTGCAGCCTattgtgaattttataaaataaaaaatgaaaatattgtaGCAATTGCAAGTGGAGCTAATATGGATTTCAGCAAACTACACAAAGTTACAGAGTTAGCAGGGTTAGGTTCAGGCAAAGAGGCTTTATTGGCTACTTTTATGGTAGAACAACAAGGAAGCTTCAAGACATTTGTTGGACTTGTAAGTTATCTGCTTcgattctttaaaaatatcgtTTCGTTATGTATAGTGACGAATCAAGAATTTTTATTGAGTGAGTGGAGTTATATAAAAATCTATTTGAACTCTTTAAATATATCGTTTGATATCTGCATTGAAGAATttagaattttcattaaaagagtCGTTTAGAAAAATCCACTAGTTCAGCTAAGAATTAAGAATTTTCATTGAAGGGATCACATAGAAAAATTTACCTGTTGCATCGTTGTTTGAActcattaaaaatatgattcgGTAATTAGGATTTTCACTAATAGCGTTTGCAttgttgtttgaatttttttaaaatgtcgtTTAGTATATGTGTTGAAGAtttcagaatttttattaaaggagttatatagaaaaaaatttacttcTTGCTGTTGTTGTTTGTACTCATTAAAAAATATCGTTTCATATCAACTTGTTTGTTCGTATATTAATTCAATCGATTTTGAACCTAACAATTttacaatgttttttttttatatatattattatttgggataaaaattgaaattttaactttgaattACAGGTGGGCTCTTTGAATTTTACTGAATTGACATACAGATTCACTTCTGAAAGGAAAAATGCTCTAATTTTGTACaggtaattaaattaatttccttcaattttaaattttatttgttatttactattatattcaatttttagattattaattaattatattattgattttgcAGGGTTAATGTTGATAAAGAATCAGATCTTGAAAAAATGATTGAGGATATGAAATCATCAAATATGACTACTCTTAATCTCTCACATAATGAATTGGTTGTAGACCATCTAAAACATTTGGTAatgtccttttttaaaaaatattattattattatttatcaattttttttaattactttaaacgaataattattattttatttttatttttcttaataggttGGTGGCTCAGCAAATATCAGTGATGAAATTTTCGGTGAATTTATTGTACCTGAGAAGGCTGAAACTTTAAAAACATTCTTAGACGCTTTCTCCCCTCGTTGGAATATAACTTTATGCCGTTACCGTAATCAGGTAAATTATATACACtgacaatataataataacttgGGAggatttattataatttaatttttattttattttattgccaTGACAGGGAGATATAAATGCAAGTTTGTTGATGGGATTCCAAGTTCCTCAAGCTGAGATGGATGAGTTCAAAAATCAAGCTGATAAGCTTGGTTATCCATATGAacttgataattataatgagGCTTTTAACCTTGTAGTAAGTGagtgaagaaataaaaaatttgttgttctaagtttaaattattgaaaatcctaaaaaaaataaaataataatcgtGTCGTACCAATCTACTTAGTAAGGAATAATTGATGAATTAACTTGTTATAAGTTAATTTCATATTGTATGAATAATAAGATGCATGTATCCAATGTAATGTAATGGCTTTTTAAGTttcattaagaaataatttattattgtcAATTACTTATTCATAGTAATCATAAAATTCTTGGATCATTTTTATCCTTTAATGATAGAATATAAGATTGATCAAATTCTATCGAGTTTAACTCATAGTGATTATAAAATTCTCGATCAGTTCAACCCCTTGGTGATAGAAGGCAAGATTTGATCAAATTCTATCGAGTCTGACTCATAGTGATCATACAACTCTTGGATCAATTCTACCCTTAGCAACATAATATAAGACTGATCAAATTCTATCGAGCCTTACTCGTAGTGGACAATgatcattataaaaaaaaagagtggcAAGCAAAAGGTATTTGAAAGTGaaagcaaaaaaattgaaagtaaaaattctaaaagaaagaaacaaatgtGTACATCCACTTGATTCAATGTCATAGCAGAATTTAACAGTCATATAATttgaacaaataataaatactacTAATCTACaatatcatcatcttcttcacctTCCTAAACTCATATATTTTCCAGTACTTTTCCCCTTTCTTCTGTCCCTTTTTCGTATCGCAAATGGCAATCTACAGATAAAGATATTTGATGATCTTTCACCAACAAGAAACAGTAAAGAGACAACGAGTTAACGCACAAGCTTCCAAGCTTTGTGCATGATTTCATCGTCTATGTAGGGGCGCAACGACCACATGCTGGAGTAGCTCTCCAGTTCTCCGGAAGGTGAAGTGAGGTTAAGGGAAGAAACAATCTTTTCCTGATACaggtaagaaaaagaaaaggattaaAATTACGCGGTTAGCTGATTCTAAGCCAACGGAAGAAGACTATTTACCTGCATTGTGTAGTCACTTTTTACCATAGAGTATACCACCGCCATCATTACTGCAATATCAGTGATTTCATGTTCCAGAGGATCAATAGAAGAAGCTTCTGCCTACGTTATTATAAAAGATCAGTTATACGGGAAGCATATATACGTGCAAGATCAGCCTAAAGATCATATGATCgctttagatatttttttccGTTTAACAAATAAGCGTACATCAA
Coding sequences within it:
- the TD2 gene encoding threonine dehydratase 2 biosynthetic, chloroplastic, which codes for MEFLCLAPTRSFSTNPKLTKSIPSDHTSTTSRIFTYQNMRGSTMRPLALPLKMSPIVSVPDITAPVENVPAILPKVVPGELIVNKPTGGDSDELFQYLVDILASPVYDVAIESPLELAEKLSDRLGVNFYIKREDKQRVFSFKLRGAYNMMSNLSREELDKGVITASAGNHAQGVALAGQRLNCVAKIVMPTTTPQIKIDAVRALGGDVVLYGKTFDEAQTHALELSEKDGLKYIPPFDDPGVIKGQGTIGTEINRQLKDIHAVFIPVGGGGLIAGVATFFKQIAPNTKIIGVEPYGAASMTLSLHEGHRVKLSNVDTFADGVAVALVGEYTFAKCQELIDGMVLVANDGISAAIKDVYDEGRNILETSGAVAIAGAAAYCEFYKIKNENIVAIASGANMDFSKLHKVTELAGLGSGKEALLATFMVEQQGSFKTFVGLVGSLNFTELTYRFTSERKNALILYRVNVDKESDLEKMIEDMKSSNMTTLNLSHNELVVDHLKHLVGGSANISDEIFGEFIVPEKAETLKTFLDAFSPRWNITLCRYRNQGDINASLLMGFQVPQAEMDEFKNQADKLGYPYELDNYNEAFNLVVSE